A single window of Kitasatospora sp. HUAS MG31 DNA harbors:
- a CDS encoding hydrolase, whose product MSTNPWLAALPAAFWQVPYVASRYPGSGAVVRRPGLAEGANCQLFAYAVLAHFGVRAPALRSSDLWEDTAATVRVTGPLRPLDLLLFGATAEAYGAHLGVWLGRDEILHLCAESGRPAVWPRAAFAARERYRVLVGAKRVVTPPDPLTSAPPAG is encoded by the coding sequence TTGAGTACGAACCCCTGGCTGGCCGCCCTCCCCGCCGCGTTCTGGCAGGTGCCGTACGTGGCCTCCCGCTACCCCGGGTCCGGTGCGGTCGTCCGGCGGCCCGGCCTGGCCGAGGGCGCCAACTGCCAGCTGTTCGCGTACGCGGTGCTCGCCCACTTCGGTGTGCGGGCACCGGCGCTGCGCTCCAGCGATCTGTGGGAGGACACGGCGGCGACCGTCCGCGTCACCGGCCCGCTCCGGCCCCTGGACCTGCTGCTGTTCGGCGCCACCGCGGAGGCGTACGGGGCCCACCTCGGCGTCTGGCTCGGCCGGGACGAGATCCTCCACCTCTGCGCCGAATCCGGCCGCCCGGCCGTCTGGCCCCGGGCCGCGTTCGCCGCGCGCGAGCGCTACCGCGTCCTCGTCGGTGCCAAACGCGTGGTCACCCCACCCGACCCGCTCACCTCTGCCCCACCGGCCGGCTGA
- a CDS encoding SMI1/KNR4 family protein, producing MITGDILLARLHALAARVPFDPGIRPGGRIPAPGGRPAPGPVADLVGRVGGFAVPPVEFLLTGHPRQESDHGLPDRRWVVSDDGGGGLTWVDITTDGSWGQVLMQYREGGLYLQADSLGSWLDRLLTTAEQLADAYGPDEDPSSYADDFWDALHPDGPDLPLHPAPALRAPATDPVLAELAHRVPDSALLADLRAATPGSRARFDRHLRWYRLVRATDGPVFAAVPRDPA from the coding sequence GTGATCACCGGAGACATCCTGCTCGCCCGCCTTCACGCCCTCGCCGCCCGGGTTCCGTTCGACCCGGGGATCCGCCCGGGCGGCCGGATCCCCGCACCCGGCGGCCGGCCGGCACCCGGCCCGGTGGCGGACCTGGTCGGCCGGGTCGGCGGATTCGCCGTGCCGCCGGTGGAGTTCCTGCTCACCGGCCACCCCCGCCAGGAGTCCGACCACGGCCTGCCCGACCGGCGCTGGGTGGTCTCGGACGACGGCGGAGGCGGCCTGACCTGGGTGGACATCACCACTGACGGCAGCTGGGGCCAGGTCCTGATGCAGTACCGCGAGGGCGGCCTGTACCTCCAGGCCGACTCGCTCGGCTCCTGGCTGGACCGCCTGCTCACCACCGCCGAGCAACTCGCCGACGCGTACGGCCCGGACGAGGACCCTTCCTCGTACGCCGACGACTTCTGGGACGCTCTCCACCCCGACGGCCCCGACCTCCCACTGCACCCCGCCCCCGCCCTGCGGGCCCCCGCCACCGACCCGGTCCTCGCCGAACTGGCCCACCGCGTCCCGGACTCGGCCCTCCTCGCCGACCTCCGTGCCGCCACCCCCGGCAGCCGCGCCCGCTTCGACCGCCACCTCCGCTGGTACCGGCTCGTCCGCGCCACCGACGGCCCGGTCTTCGCCGCCGTCCCCCGCGACCCGGCCTGA
- a CDS encoding NAD-dependent epimerase/dehydratase family protein: MRVAVTGGCGFIGSHVVDRLLAAGHEVLAVDSADTHLNPGAEFARLDILDLPGLTRALGGSEVVFHLAAMADVEQVTADPVRAVRMNVDGTATVLEAARRSGLSRTVLASTVWVYGAARSEPGLDGEEQELDEHAPVDLDRSGHLYVASKLAAEMLVHSYRDLYGQHFTVLRYGIPYGPRMRDELVIARFVQAALAGTPITIAGDGRQTRNFVYVEDLADAHVRALSPAAQDQTFALEGSTAISVRDIADTVDRLLGPVTIEHIEARTADYTGRRISAAQAKRLLGWSPKTTFTDGVGRYADWYRAGNPGATR, from the coding sequence CGTCACCGGTGGGTGCGGATTCATCGGCTCGCACGTCGTGGACCGGCTGCTGGCCGCCGGCCACGAGGTGCTCGCCGTCGACTCCGCCGACACCCACCTCAACCCGGGCGCCGAGTTCGCCCGTCTCGACATCCTCGACCTGCCCGGGCTCACCCGGGCGCTGGGCGGCAGCGAGGTGGTCTTCCACCTCGCCGCCATGGCCGACGTGGAGCAGGTCACCGCGGACCCGGTCCGGGCCGTCCGGATGAACGTCGACGGCACCGCGACCGTCCTGGAGGCCGCCCGCCGCAGCGGCCTCAGCCGCACCGTCCTGGCCAGCACCGTCTGGGTCTACGGCGCCGCCCGCTCCGAACCCGGGCTCGACGGCGAGGAGCAGGAACTCGACGAGCACGCCCCCGTCGACCTGGACCGCAGCGGCCACCTCTACGTGGCCAGCAAGCTCGCCGCCGAGATGCTCGTGCACAGCTACCGCGACCTGTACGGGCAGCACTTCACCGTGCTGCGCTACGGCATCCCGTACGGACCGCGGATGCGCGACGAGCTGGTGATCGCCCGGTTCGTGCAGGCGGCCCTGGCCGGCACCCCGATCACCATCGCCGGCGACGGGCGGCAGACCCGCAACTTCGTCTACGTGGAGGACCTCGCCGACGCGCACGTCCGGGCGCTCTCCCCCGCCGCCCAGGACCAGACCTTCGCCCTGGAGGGGTCCACCGCCATCTCGGTCCGCGACATCGCCGACACCGTGGACCGCCTGCTCGGCCCGGTCACCATCGAGCACATCGAGGCCCGCACCGCCGACTACACCGGCCGGCGGATCTCCGCCGCCCAGGCCAAGCGGCTGCTCGGCTGGTCGCCGAAGACCACCTTCACCGACGGCGTCGGCCGGTACGCCGACTGGTACCGCGCCGGCAACCCCGGCGCGACCCGCTGA
- a CDS encoding VOC family protein: MRGVRRSVSGTMPGFQRMDRPRPQRNRIHLDLCVPHDEAAGRIDAALAAGGRLVSERRAPAFWILADAEGNEACVTTWQGRD; encoded by the coding sequence ATCAGGGGTGTCCGGCGTTCCGTCTCTGGGACCATGCCCGGGTTCCAGCGGATGGACCGGCCGCGCCCGCAGCGCAACCGCATCCACCTCGACCTGTGCGTCCCGCACGACGAGGCCGCCGGCCGGATCGACGCCGCCCTGGCCGCCGGGGGCCGGCTGGTGTCGGAGCGCCGGGCGCCGGCGTTCTGGATCCTCGCCGACGCGGAAGGCAACGAGGCCTGTGTGACCACCTGGCAGGGTCGCGACTGA
- a CDS encoding MGDG synthase family glycosyltransferase, whose product MPHALLVSGSIGQGHDVMALACADSLRDRGWTTDTVDAMALLGRRSGAAGEAVFRRMLDLPGVYDAFHFSALRPGSRIALAADAAARSRLVPHLRRLLDQHRPELVVSVFATATSAVNRLRGRLPGLRHLVLCTDVTPHRLWVQEGTDLFLVTSEVAACAVRRYRPRAPVAVLPAPLRAPFYRPPTRAEARAELGVPADGRCVLLMSGSWGLGPIARTAERLADAGPHVLAVAGSNRVLERRLREVARHRPRVHPYGYTDRIPALMAAADLVVTSSGDTCSEARAIGRRLLLLDVVQGHGRDNLQHELELGHADVTSARPEEVVRAALAALERPSPAPSPGATPDGWRTGFAEALRRVGLADAGTG is encoded by the coding sequence GTGCCGCACGCGCTGCTGGTCTCCGGATCCATCGGCCAGGGCCACGACGTGATGGCCCTGGCCTGCGCCGACTCGCTCCGGGACCGCGGCTGGACCACCGACACGGTGGACGCCATGGCGCTGCTCGGCCGGCGCTCCGGGGCGGCCGGCGAGGCGGTGTTCCGCCGGATGCTCGACCTGCCGGGCGTCTACGACGCCTTCCACTTCTCCGCGCTGCGCCCCGGCAGCCGGATCGCGCTGGCCGCCGACGCCGCCGCCCGCTCCCGGCTGGTGCCGCACCTGCGACGGCTGCTCGACCAGCACCGGCCGGAGCTGGTGGTCTCGGTGTTCGCCACCGCCACCAGCGCGGTCAACCGGCTGCGCGGGCGGCTGCCGGGCCTGCGGCACCTGGTGCTGTGCACCGACGTCACCCCGCACCGGCTCTGGGTCCAGGAGGGCACCGACCTGTTCCTGGTCACCTCCGAGGTGGCCGCCTGCGCGGTGCGGCGCTACCGGCCGCGGGCCCCGGTGGCCGTCCTGCCCGCCCCTCTGCGGGCCCCCTTCTACCGCCCGCCGACCCGGGCGGAGGCCCGGGCCGAGCTGGGCGTCCCGGCGGACGGCCGCTGTGTGCTGCTGATGTCCGGGTCCTGGGGGCTCGGGCCGATCGCCCGGACCGCCGAGCGGCTGGCCGACGCCGGGCCGCACGTCCTCGCCGTCGCCGGCAGCAACAGGGTGCTGGAGCGGCGGCTGCGCGAGGTGGCCCGGCACCGGCCGCGGGTCCACCCGTACGGGTACACCGACCGGATCCCGGCCCTGATGGCGGCCGCCGACCTGGTGGTGACCAGCTCCGGGGACACCTGCAGCGAGGCCCGGGCGATCGGGCGGCGGCTGCTGCTGCTCGACGTCGTGCAGGGGCACGGGCGGGACAACCTGCAGCACGAACTGGAACTCGGACACGCCGACGTCACCTCGGCCCGGCCGGAGGAAGTGGTCCGGGCCGCGCTCGCCGCGCTGGAACGGCCCTCCCCCGCGCCCTCGCCCGGCGCCACCCCGGACGGGTGGCGGACCGGCTTCGCGGAGGCGCTCCGCCGGGTGGGGCTGGCGGACGCCGGCACCGGGTGA
- a CDS encoding Mut7-C RNAse domain-containing protein translates to MERPEITLDFSPDLHLFVAQPRRTGRSTARTDGVSSLGHVVESLGVPLTEVGELLVDGRPVAFSHVPAEGEHVAVRAVTRPQPLPGPARFLLDVHLGTLARRLRLLGVDAAYDSVDIGDAALAARSAAEQRVMLSRDRGLLRRRELWAGGYVYSHRPPEQLRDVLSRFAPPLAPWTRCTACNGELREAGKESLQGRLAAGTEKSFEVFAECTACAQVYWRGAHHARLTAIVDEAVRDFGTARPVTS, encoded by the coding sequence GTGGAACGACCCGAGATCACCCTGGACTTCAGCCCCGACCTCCACCTGTTCGTGGCCCAGCCCCGGCGCACCGGCCGCTCGACGGCCCGCACCGACGGGGTGTCCAGCCTCGGGCACGTGGTCGAGTCGCTCGGCGTCCCGCTCACCGAGGTCGGCGAACTGCTGGTCGACGGACGGCCGGTGGCCTTCTCGCACGTGCCCGCCGAGGGCGAGCACGTCGCCGTCCGCGCCGTGACCCGGCCGCAGCCGCTGCCCGGCCCCGCCCGGTTCCTGCTCGACGTCCACCTCGGCACCCTCGCCCGCCGCCTGCGCCTGCTCGGCGTGGACGCCGCGTACGACAGCGTGGACATCGGCGACGCCGCGCTCGCCGCCCGCTCCGCCGCCGAGCAGCGGGTGATGCTCTCCCGCGACCGCGGCCTGCTGCGCCGCCGCGAACTCTGGGCCGGCGGCTACGTCTACAGCCACCGCCCGCCGGAGCAACTGCGGGACGTGCTCTCGCGGTTCGCCCCGCCGCTGGCGCCCTGGACGCGCTGCACCGCCTGCAACGGCGAGCTCCGCGAGGCCGGCAAGGAGTCCCTCCAGGGACGGCTGGCGGCCGGCACCGAGAAGTCCTTCGAGGTGTTCGCCGAATGTACCGCCTGCGCCCAGGTCTACTGGCGCGGCGCCCACCACGCCCGCCTGACGGCCATCGTGGACGAGGCCGTCCGCGACTTCGGCACCGCCAGGCCGGTGACTTCTTAA